The following coding sequences are from one Selenomonas sputigena ATCC 35185 window:
- a CDS encoding inorganic phosphate transporter, giving the protein MHELQFLILTVIVLALLFDFINGFHDTANAIATSVSTRAIKPAHAIIMAAVLNFLGAIYSTGVAKTIGGDIVASAEMVDEHIIIAALMGSIIWNLFTWYVAMPSSSSHALVGGIIGAVLVSTGSTGLNFIGIGKIVLSLIASPLLAIFSGFIVMTVLFLLFGQFAPSALNGRFKKMQILSAAAMAFSHGSNDAQKSMGIITLALLSGGYLSSFEVPDYVKFLCAAAMACGTALGGWRIIRTIGGKIFKLEPISGFAADLNSSIVIFSATLLHLPVSTTHVVSGSIMGVGTAKRIRAVRWGVAQQMLVAWVLTIPCTAVMGALAYQIVLWIF; this is encoded by the coding sequence ATGCATGAGCTGCAGTTCCTCATCCTGACGGTCATCGTGCTCGCCTTGCTGTTCGATTTCATCAATGGTTTTCACGATACGGCGAATGCTATTGCTACGTCCGTTTCGACACGCGCCATCAAGCCTGCGCACGCCATCATCATGGCGGCTGTGCTGAACTTCCTCGGTGCGATTTACAGCACGGGTGTCGCGAAGACGATTGGCGGCGACATCGTTGCGAGCGCGGAGATGGTCGATGAGCATATCATCATAGCGGCTCTCATGGGGTCAATCATCTGGAATCTTTTCACTTGGTATGTGGCGATGCCAAGCAGCTCTTCACATGCACTGGTCGGCGGCATTATTGGTGCCGTGCTCGTTTCCACAGGGAGCACGGGACTGAACTTCATAGGCATTGGCAAGATCGTCTTGTCGCTGATTGCGTCGCCGCTCTTGGCGATTTTTTCCGGCTTCATCGTCATGACGGTGCTCTTCCTGTTATTTGGTCAATTTGCGCCGTCGGCGCTCAACGGGCGTTTCAAGAAGATGCAGATTCTCTCGGCTGCGGCCATGGCATTTTCGCACGGCTCGAACGATGCGCAGAAGTCGATGGGCATCATTACGCTGGCGCTGCTTTCCGGCGGCTATCTGTCGAGCTTTGAGGTGCCCGACTATGTGAAGTTCCTGTGTGCGGCGGCGATGGCGTGCGGCACGGCGCTCGGCGGCTGGCGCATCATCCGCACGATTGGCGGCAAGATCTTCAAGCTTGAGCCGATCAGCGGCTTTGCTGCCGATCTCAATTCTTCCATCGTCATCTTTTCGGCGACGCTTCTGCACCTGCCCGTTAGTACGACGCATGTTGTTTCCGGCTCGATCATGGGCGTCGGCACGGCGAAGCGCATTCGCGCCGTGCGCTGGGGTGTCGCACAGCAGATGCTTGTGGCATGGGTGCTGACGATTCCGTGTACGGCTGTCATGGGGGCATTGGCATATCAGATTGTTCTTTGGATTTTTTAG
- a CDS encoding pyruvate carboxylase subunit B: MAKKVKITETVLRDGHQSLCATRMHYSQMEPMLAALDKIGYNSLEAWGGATFDTCLRFLDEDPWERLDKLKARLKTPIQMLLRGQNLLGYNHYSDDVVKKFVEKASEHGMGVFRIFDALNDVRNLKTAINAALGCKEKPHVQGCLVYTLSPYHTNEVFVDLSKKLQEMGCHSVCIKDMSGLLKPYVAEDLVKKLKAALDIPIQLHTHYTSGFGSMTYLKAIEAGVDTVDCALSPFALDTSQPCTETMVAALEGTPFDTGLDRQAMTPIAKHFLQVKQDLIKEFNLKGYFDVNPNVIDFQIPGGMLSNLANQLKEQGMEDKFQDLLDEMPRVREDVGYPPLVTPSSQIVGTMATFNVMTGERYKIVPKEFKDLARGKFGKPPVEVSHEYLTKTLGIPESEIITDIVAEDAKAPKLADFEKEMKAKGFLNPTEEDILSYALFPQVAEEFFKKHYAPMNAYDMSKKG; encoded by the coding sequence ATGGCAAAAAAGGTAAAGATCACCGAAACAGTACTTCGCGACGGGCATCAGTCCCTGTGTGCGACGCGCATGCATTACTCCCAGATGGAGCCCATGCTTGCAGCGCTCGACAAGATCGGCTACAACTCGTTGGAAGCTTGGGGCGGTGCGACCTTTGATACGTGCCTCCGCTTCCTCGACGAAGATCCGTGGGAGAGGCTCGACAAGCTCAAGGCTCGTCTCAAGACCCCGATCCAGATGCTGCTTCGCGGTCAGAACCTCCTTGGCTACAACCACTATTCGGACGATGTCGTCAAGAAGTTCGTCGAGAAGGCTTCTGAGCACGGCATGGGCGTATTCCGCATCTTCGATGCGCTGAACGACGTTCGCAACCTCAAGACGGCGATCAACGCTGCTCTCGGCTGCAAGGAAAAGCCGCATGTACAGGGCTGCCTCGTCTACACGCTCAGCCCCTATCATACGAACGAAGTCTTCGTCGACCTTTCCAAGAAGCTGCAGGAAATGGGCTGCCATTCCGTCTGCATCAAGGACATGTCCGGCCTTCTGAAGCCGTATGTCGCAGAAGACCTCGTGAAGAAGCTCAAGGCTGCGCTCGACATCCCCATCCAGCTCCACACGCATTATACGTCCGGCTTCGGCAGCATGACGTACCTCAAGGCGATCGAGGCTGGCGTCGACACCGTTGACTGCGCGCTCTCGCCGTTCGCTCTCGATACGTCCCAGCCCTGCACGGAGACGATGGTCGCCGCTCTCGAAGGCACGCCGTTTGACACGGGTCTCGACCGTCAGGCCATGACGCCGATCGCCAAGCACTTCCTGCAGGTCAAGCAGGATCTCATCAAGGAGTTCAACCTCAAGGGCTACTTCGACGTCAACCCGAACGTCATCGACTTCCAGATTCCTGGCGGTATGCTCTCGAACCTTGCGAACCAGCTCAAGGAGCAGGGCATGGAAGACAAGTTCCAGGATCTCCTCGACGAAATGCCGCGCGTGCGCGAAGATGTCGGCTATCCGCCGCTCGTCACGCCGTCCAGCCAGATCGTCGGCACGATGGCGACGTTCAATGTCATGACGGGCGAGCGCTACAAGATCGTTCCGAAGGAATTCAAAGACCTCGCACGCGGCAAGTTCGGCAAGCCGCCGGTGGAAGTCAGCCACGAGTACCTCACGAAGACGCTCGGCATACCCGAGAGCGAGATCATCACGGACATCGTCGCCGAGGATGCGAAGGCTCCGAAGCTTGCAGATTTCGAGAAGGAAATGAAGGCAAAGGGCTTCCTCAACCCGACGGAAGAAGATATCCTCTCCTACGCTCTCTTCCCGCAGGTCGCAGAAGAGTTCTTCAAGAAGCACTATGCACCGATGAACGCTTACGATATGTCCAAGAAGGGCTGA
- the dat gene encoding D-amino-acid transaminase: MQKIHPYTIKEAILLKELSFFNDHFYAPGEAQVDIEDRGYQFGDGIYEVTHVYNGKLFAFDRHLARFRRSMREMHIPITYMDEELTAIHNDLIEKSGIKSGAIYFQVTRGTAARAFPFPGRATPNLSMTIRESTPNREQQERGISLTLAEDIRWLRCDIKSLNLLGAVFAKEKAKAEGCEEALLYRKDTGLVTEGASSTFFLIKDGVVWTHPLDHLVLPGVTRAVVVEECAKELGLTVIEKTFTPEFAQKADEAFETSTSLEVTPVIKIGGKKIGSGAPGEITKKIMESFQGLIKKECFN; the protein is encoded by the coding sequence ATGCAAAAAATTCATCCTTACACCATCAAGGAGGCCATTCTTTTGAAGGAACTCAGCTTTTTCAACGATCATTTCTATGCACCGGGCGAGGCGCAGGTCGACATCGAGGACCGCGGCTATCAGTTCGGCGACGGCATCTACGAGGTCACGCACGTCTACAACGGCAAACTCTTCGCCTTCGACCGCCACCTCGCACGCTTCCGCCGCTCCATGCGCGAGATGCACATCCCCATCACCTACATGGACGAGGAACTCACCGCCATTCACAACGACCTCATCGAAAAGAGCGGCATCAAGAGCGGCGCGATCTACTTCCAAGTCACGCGCGGCACGGCAGCGCGCGCCTTCCCCTTCCCCGGTCGTGCCACGCCGAACCTCTCGATGACGATCCGCGAGAGCACGCCGAACCGTGAGCAGCAGGAACGCGGCATCTCTCTCACGCTCGCCGAAGACATCCGCTGGTTGCGCTGCGACATCAAGTCTCTGAACCTTCTCGGCGCCGTCTTTGCCAAGGAAAAGGCGAAAGCGGAAGGATGTGAAGAGGCTCTGCTCTACCGCAAGGACACGGGGCTCGTCACCGAGGGCGCGAGCAGCACCTTCTTCCTCATCAAAGACGGCGTCGTCTGGACGCATCCGCTTGACCATCTCGTATTGCCGGGCGTCACGCGTGCTGTCGTCGTCGAGGAATGCGCCAAGGAGCTCGGTCTGACCGTCATCGAAAAGACCTTCACGCCGGAGTTCGCTCAGAAGGCAGACGAAGCATTTGAAACGAGCACAAGCCTCGAAGTCACACCCGTCATAAAGATCGGCGGCAAGAAGATCGGCTCGGGCGCCCCTGGCGAAATCACGAAAAAGATCATGGAGTCCTTCCAAGGATTGATAAAAAAAGAGTGCTTCAACTAA
- a CDS encoding ACT domain-containing protein gives MKIVVTIVGKDSVGIIAAVSTLLAENGVNILSINQNIMDGFFNMVMIADMAGSKIELAAVRQLLQEKGEALGVEIKTQHEDIFNAMHKV, from the coding sequence ATGAAAATCGTGGTTACGATCGTCGGCAAGGACAGTGTGGGCATCATCGCGGCAGTCAGCACGCTCTTGGCTGAAAACGGCGTCAACATTCTGAGTATCAACCAGAATATCATGGACGGCTTTTTCAATATGGTCATGATCGCTGATATGGCGGGCAGCAAGATCGAGCTCGCTGCTGTGCGGCAGCTTTTGCAGGAGAAGGGCGAAGCGCTCGGCGTCGAGATCAAGACGCAGCATGAAGATATTTTCAACGCGATGCACAAGGTTTGA
- a CDS encoding nucleoside kinase, producing the protein MRWEKGKGREIPAEMTLLELAQEVQKKGEPLIVAARVDNVLRDLQTSVGDFHTIELVDTRSEFGRRIYRRSVVFLLIMAVRELYPEAEVVVQFTAHKGLYCAIQSPFDVTESVVRALEQRMREIVAENRPIVKKRLQREEVVQLFKKSEQIEKANLVMSLETEKASLYYCGEFYDYLFGPMVSATGVLDKFALDAMPGGVLLRTPEPSAPEIVPAFKAQPKFGSILMEAERWASVLHCDYVSDLNRYIRRGEVADIIHVSEALHEKKIAEIADHIASNIKELRLVLIAGPSSSGKTSFAQRLRIQLRVNGIEPVSISLDDYFRNWEDTPRTKEGAYDFENIGALDVELFNDHLVRLLNGEEVILPHYNFLTGKREVGSEHLSIAPTSPLIAEGIHGLNEALTASVPRGKKYKIYISALTQLNIDAHNRIPTTDARLLRRMVRDYQFRGAYALKTLRQWPDVRAGEEKNIFPFQEEADAMFNSALIYELAVLKRYAVPLLEMVPRDVPEYTKANRLLDFCRCFSDITEEYDIPNNSLLREFIGKSIFFK; encoded by the coding sequence ATGCGCTGGGAGAAGGGAAAGGGGCGGGAGATTCCTGCCGAAATGACGCTGTTGGAGCTTGCGCAGGAGGTGCAGAAAAAAGGAGAGCCGCTTATCGTGGCAGCGCGTGTGGATAATGTGCTGCGCGATTTGCAGACGTCTGTCGGAGACTTTCATACGATTGAGCTTGTTGATACGAGGAGCGAGTTCGGACGGCGCATCTATCGCCGATCCGTGGTATTCTTGCTCATCATGGCGGTGCGGGAGCTTTATCCTGAGGCGGAAGTCGTCGTGCAGTTTACGGCGCACAAGGGGCTTTATTGTGCCATACAGTCGCCGTTCGATGTGACGGAGAGCGTGGTGCGTGCGTTGGAGCAGCGCATGCGCGAGATTGTCGCAGAAAACCGTCCGATCGTCAAGAAGCGCCTGCAGCGAGAGGAAGTCGTGCAGCTCTTTAAGAAATCAGAGCAGATTGAAAAGGCGAATCTCGTCATGTCTCTTGAGACAGAGAAGGCAAGTCTTTACTACTGTGGCGAGTTTTATGACTATCTGTTCGGCCCAATGGTGTCTGCAACGGGCGTTTTGGATAAGTTTGCTCTCGATGCCATGCCGGGCGGCGTGCTGCTGCGCACGCCGGAGCCAAGCGCGCCTGAGATCGTGCCTGCGTTTAAGGCGCAGCCGAAGTTTGGCAGCATCCTCATGGAGGCGGAGCGTTGGGCGAGTGTCCTGCACTGCGACTATGTGTCTGATCTCAACCGCTATATCCGTCGCGGCGAGGTGGCTGACATCATCCATGTATCGGAGGCTCTGCATGAAAAGAAGATTGCCGAGATTGCCGATCATATTGCATCGAATATCAAGGAATTGCGTCTCGTCTTGATCGCGGGGCCGTCGTCTTCGGGCAAGACCTCGTTCGCCCAGCGCCTGCGCATCCAGCTTCGCGTCAACGGCATCGAGCCGGTTTCCATCTCACTTGACGACTACTTCCGCAACTGGGAGGATACGCCGCGTACGAAGGAAGGGGCGTATGACTTTGAGAACATCGGTGCACTCGATGTCGAGTTGTTCAACGACCATCTCGTGCGCCTGCTGAACGGCGAGGAAGTTATCCTGCCGCATTACAACTTCCTCACGGGGAAACGCGAGGTGGGGTCGGAGCATCTTTCCATCGCGCCGACATCGCCGTTGATCGCCGAGGGCATCCATGGACTCAACGAGGCATTGACTGCCTCCGTGCCGCGCGGCAAGAAATATAAAATCTACATCAGCGCTTTGACGCAGCTCAATATCGACGCGCACAACCGCATACCGACGACGGATGCACGGCTTCTTCGCCGCATGGTGCGCGACTATCAGTTCCGTGGCGCCTATGCCTTGAAGACTTTGCGTCAGTGGCCCGATGTGCGCGCGGGGGAGGAGAAGAACATCTTTCCATTCCAAGAGGAAGCGGATGCGATGTTCAATTCGGCTCTGATTTATGAGCTTGCCGTCTTGAAGCGCTACGCCGTGCCGCTTCTGGAGATGGTGCCGCGCGATGTGCCTGAGTACACGAAGGCGAACCGCCTGCTTGATTTCTGCCGCTGCTTTTCGGACATCACGGAGGAATACGACATTCCGAACAATTCACTCCTGCGCGAATTCATCGGCAAATCGATCTTCTTCAAATAG